A single window of Pseudoduganella plicata DNA harbors:
- a CDS encoding alpha/beta hydrolase, with the protein MSLPSGTTRRRVLGAGLALGTLALAPARAASGWQPAGLQQARQRDIASALTGGHYRILVSVPDGPRPDRGHPVLYALDGNATFPSLALMARMVGWRAGLTGQDQPVVVGIGYARERDYDPARGRDYTPPGAAAAGNEGGADRFLDFIERELKPLIRGLAPIDKARQALFGHSYGGLCVLHALFTRPASFQTYLAASPSIWYGERVVLQGIEGFRQRVATLPDKPSLMLTVGELERGTIKPGAPGNPDPRAAQRRMVEEADELAARLRQMPGALARVQYHLLAHENHGSAMFPAMARGLEFFVGGGTSV; encoded by the coding sequence ATGAGTCTTCCATCAGGTACCACTCGCCGCCGCGTACTGGGCGCCGGTCTCGCGCTTGGCACCCTGGCGCTGGCGCCAGCCCGAGCCGCGAGCGGATGGCAGCCAGCCGGTCTGCAGCAGGCACGCCAACGCGATATCGCCTCCGCGCTGACCGGGGGACATTACCGCATCCTTGTCAGCGTGCCCGATGGGCCGCGCCCGGACAGGGGCCATCCGGTGCTGTACGCGCTCGACGGCAATGCCACGTTCCCCAGCCTGGCGCTGATGGCGCGCATGGTGGGTTGGCGCGCCGGCTTGACGGGGCAGGATCAGCCGGTTGTTGTCGGCATCGGTTACGCCAGGGAGCGCGACTACGACCCGGCCCGTGGCCGCGATTACACGCCGCCTGGCGCTGCCGCGGCAGGAAACGAAGGAGGCGCCGACCGCTTCCTCGATTTCATCGAGCGGGAACTCAAGCCGCTGATTCGCGGGCTCGCCCCCATCGATAAGGCGCGGCAGGCGCTGTTCGGCCATTCGTATGGCGGTCTGTGCGTGCTGCATGCGCTCTTCACGCGTCCCGCATCGTTCCAGACGTATCTCGCCGCCAGTCCGTCGATCTGGTATGGCGAGCGCGTCGTGCTGCAAGGTATCGAGGGGTTTCGCCAGCGCGTGGCGACGCTGCCGGACAAGCCGTCCCTGATGCTGACGGTTGGCGAGCTGGAACGGGGGACCATCAAGCCGGGAGCCCCTGGTAATCCGGACCCGCGCGCGGCGCAGCGGCGCATGGTGGAGGAAGCCGACGAACTGGCAGCGCGGCTGCGCCAGATGCCCGGCGCGCTGGCGCGCGTGCAGTACCACCTGCTGGCACACGAGAACCACGGCTCGGCGATGTTCCCGGCGATGGCGCGCGGGCTGGAGTTCTTCGTCGGCGGCGGGACCTCAGTCTGA
- a CDS encoding sterol desaturase family protein — protein sequence MTELLALPIIGLAFVALFCREVIAPASRNRCDRRWLLLASASGFATVVVMLVAGYVFSTVIHDVALFDAGAWLSDPMVGLASFLLNSFVFYWWHRLTHKSDLLWRVVHQLHHSARRVEALTAFYAHPLESAAAICMSGCVSYLILGASPTAAAIALLLTGLFDLFLHSDLRTPRWLGFIIQRPEMHTVHHQLGHHAQNYGLPIWDLLFGTWTNPRERSMVLGFDGDKSDRITDMLLCRDVHRSVAQSTPPETP from the coding sequence ATGACCGAACTCCTCGCCCTCCCCATCATCGGCCTCGCCTTCGTCGCCCTCTTCTGCCGCGAAGTCATCGCACCGGCATCGCGCAACCGCTGCGACCGGCGCTGGCTGCTGCTCGCCAGCGCGTCAGGCTTTGCGACCGTTGTCGTCATGCTGGTCGCAGGCTACGTCTTCAGCACCGTCATCCACGACGTCGCGCTGTTCGACGCGGGTGCCTGGCTGTCCGACCCGATGGTGGGCCTGGCCAGCTTCCTGCTGAACAGCTTTGTCTTCTACTGGTGGCACCGGCTGACGCACAAGTCCGACCTGCTGTGGCGCGTGGTTCACCAGCTGCACCACAGCGCCCGCCGCGTTGAGGCGCTGACGGCGTTTTACGCGCATCCCCTCGAAAGCGCTGCGGCCATCTGCATGAGCGGTTGCGTCAGTTATCTGATCCTGGGCGCCAGCCCCACGGCGGCGGCCATCGCGCTGCTGCTCACCGGGCTGTTCGACCTGTTCCTGCACAGCGATCTGCGCACGCCGCGCTGGCTGGGGTTCATCATCCAGCGGCCGGAAATGCACACTGTGCACCACCAGCTCGGTCACCATGCGCAGAACTATGGGCTGCCGATCTGGGACCTGCTGTTCGGCACGTGGACCAATCCGCGCGAGCGTTCGATGGTCCTGGGCTTCGACGGCGACAAGTCCGACCGCATCACCGACATGCTGCTGTGCCGCGACGTGCACCGCAGCGTAGCGCAATCGACACCACCTGAAACCCCATGA
- a CDS encoding type VI secretion system Vgr family protein produces the protein MELLAQITSVLFGTGLSQHARLITLASAQEGALPESLMAERFTGREAVNELYAFDVDALSVSTDLDLDEFIGEELTITVLQPDGSRRAWHGLCTEAAWLGADGGVARYRLRLEPALSLLRLRRDSYIFQDKTVQDIVTELLADYPQLRFDFDVTQEQLPRTICTQYRESDLEFLTRLLASEGLNWRFEHDQPDDASQDGHARHKLVIFDAAAQAPDTPGGAELRFHGMRATDTDDAIDRFAARRRVQANAVSISSWDPAQLLAPSAEQTSSLDAGELPTLAIYDGSGERIASGTDTGAAADPHSRLMLQALELDNKLFEGAGAVRRLAAGHKFALTQHDRYPDGDNGFTVLWVEHEARNNFQPQIKSVGSVLAEGTYRNTFGCVRDTVAIVPQAAAKPTPSTALGPQTALVVGIADAVAHTTRDHHVRIQFAWQRGAGANAGGMTHNTDEDGNAPGDERSGTWVRVAEALAGPNWGSQFGPRIGTEVLVDFIEGDMDRPVVVAQLYTGADTPPFSAGVDSGANHPGTLSGIHSHNFDGGGYNQWQLDDTQGQVRMRLATSSAATQLNLGYLIHQAPSSSSRGAYRGAGFELRTDAWAVVRGGEGVLLTTSARAAQGSGVTSTQMDSAEALQSLKSAQELAQAIGDAATAQNALTSKEAATAHKEFISLLDPKEKGKHAGAVNGQQAAKATPGSRSLDAAQPVEKFGSPLVVMDSAASINWATPASTVLFAGQHLRWVSQSDMQMTAAHTVSSVAANAASFFTHSGGIQAFAANGPVSLQAHTDQLEIVADKSVTVISVNDSIEIKANQKIVLQAGQSSITLEGGDITFACPGNFTVKGGQHVFNGGASQPAAMAKLPDSRLKLFDEAFIVKDPDGQPVAGLPYRIKLPDGSFEAGITDEFGRTHVVSGADPDELELYVNRGDI, from the coding sequence ATGGAACTGCTGGCACAAATCACCTCGGTGCTGTTCGGCACCGGGCTCTCGCAGCATGCCCGCCTGATCACGCTTGCCAGCGCGCAGGAAGGCGCGCTGCCGGAATCGCTGATGGCGGAGCGTTTCACGGGCCGCGAAGCCGTCAACGAACTGTATGCCTTCGACGTCGACGCGCTGAGCGTATCGACCGACCTGGATCTGGATGAATTCATCGGCGAAGAGCTGACCATCACCGTGCTGCAGCCGGACGGCAGCCGCCGCGCATGGCACGGCCTGTGCACGGAAGCGGCCTGGCTCGGCGCGGACGGCGGCGTGGCACGTTACCGCCTGCGCCTGGAGCCGGCGCTGTCGCTGCTGCGCCTGCGCCGCGACAGCTACATCTTCCAGGACAAGACGGTGCAGGACATCGTCACCGAACTGCTGGCCGATTATCCGCAGCTGCGCTTCGACTTCGACGTCACGCAGGAACAGCTGCCGCGCACCATCTGCACGCAGTACCGCGAAAGCGACCTGGAATTCCTCACCCGCCTCTTGGCCTCCGAGGGCCTGAACTGGCGCTTCGAACACGACCAGCCCGATGACGCGAGCCAGGACGGCCACGCGCGCCACAAGCTCGTCATCTTCGACGCGGCCGCGCAGGCACCGGACACACCGGGCGGCGCGGAGCTGCGCTTCCACGGCATGCGTGCCACCGACACGGACGACGCCATCGACCGCTTCGCGGCCAGGCGCCGCGTGCAGGCCAACGCCGTTTCCATCAGCAGCTGGGATCCGGCACAGTTGCTAGCGCCGTCGGCCGAACAGACGTCCAGCCTGGACGCCGGCGAGCTGCCCACGCTGGCCATCTACGACGGCAGCGGAGAGAGAATCGCCAGCGGTACCGATACCGGCGCGGCAGCCGATCCGCACAGCCGCCTGATGCTGCAGGCGCTGGAGCTGGACAACAAACTGTTCGAAGGCGCCGGCGCCGTGCGCCGCCTGGCAGCGGGCCACAAGTTCGCGCTGACGCAGCACGACCGCTACCCCGACGGCGACAACGGCTTCACGGTGCTGTGGGTCGAGCACGAGGCACGCAACAACTTCCAGCCGCAGATCAAATCTGTTGGTAGTGTTTTAGCGGAAGGCACTTACCGCAACACGTTCGGCTGCGTGCGCGACACCGTCGCCATCGTCCCGCAGGCCGCCGCCAAGCCCACGCCATCGACGGCCCTGGGCCCGCAAACGGCACTGGTGGTCGGCATCGCCGACGCCGTCGCGCACACCACGCGCGACCACCACGTGCGCATCCAGTTCGCGTGGCAGCGTGGCGCCGGCGCCAACGCCGGCGGCATGACGCACAACACCGACGAAGACGGTAACGCGCCCGGCGACGAACGCTCCGGCACGTGGGTGCGCGTGGCCGAAGCGCTGGCAGGCCCGAACTGGGGCAGCCAGTTCGGGCCACGCATCGGTACCGAGGTCCTCGTCGATTTCATCGAAGGCGACATGGACCGCCCCGTCGTCGTCGCGCAGCTGTACACGGGCGCTGACACGCCGCCCTTCTCGGCCGGCGTCGACTCGGGCGCCAACCACCCCGGCACGCTGTCGGGCATCCACAGCCACAACTTCGACGGCGGCGGCTACAACCAGTGGCAGCTGGACGACACGCAGGGACAAGTGCGCATGCGCCTGGCCACCAGCAGTGCTGCGACGCAACTGAACCTCGGCTACTTGATCCACCAGGCGCCCTCCTCCTCGTCGCGCGGCGCCTACCGCGGCGCCGGCTTCGAGCTGCGCACGGACGCCTGGGCCGTCGTGCGCGGCGGCGAAGGCGTGCTGTTGACAACCTCCGCCCGCGCCGCACAAGGCAGCGGGGTCACGTCAACGCAGATGGATTCCGCCGAAGCGCTCCAGTCGCTCAAGTCGGCGCAGGAACTGGCACAGGCCATCGGCGACGCGGCCACCGCGCAGAACGCGCTGACCAGCAAGGAAGCCGCCACCGCGCACAAAGAGTTTATCTCGCTGCTCGATCCTAAGGAAAAGGGCAAGCACGCCGGCGCCGTCAATGGCCAGCAGGCCGCCAAAGCGACGCCAGGCTCACGCTCGCTGGACGCTGCGCAACCAGTGGAGAAGTTCGGCAGTCCGCTCGTCGTCATGGACTCTGCCGCCAGCATCAACTGGGCCACGCCCGCATCGACTGTGCTGTTCGCCGGCCAGCATCTGCGCTGGGTGTCGCAGAGCGACATGCAGATGACAGCCGCGCACACGGTGTCGTCCGTCGCCGCCAATGCCGCGTCGTTCTTCACGCACTCGGGCGGGATCCAGGCGTTTGCCGCGAATGGGCCGGTGTCGTTGCAGGCGCATACCGATCAGCTGGAGATCGTTGCCGACAAATCGGTGACCGTCATTTCCGTCAACGATTCCATCGAGATCAAGGCGAACCAGAAGATCGTGCTTCAGGCTGGGCAGTCTTCCATCACTTTGGAAGGCGGGGATATTACTTTTGCTTGTCCTGGGAACTTCACTGTGAAGGGTGGGCAGCATGTGTTTAATGGTGGCGCGAGTCAGCCGGCGGCGATGGCGAAGTTGCCGGATTCGCGGCTGAAGCTATTTGATGAGGCGTTCATTGTCAAAGATCCCGATGGGCAACCTGTAGCTGGGCTCCCCTATCGCATCAAGCTGCCCGACGGATCATTCGAGGCAGGTATAACTGATGAATTTGGCCGGACACATGTGGTGTCAGGCGCGGATCCTGACGAGCTGGAGCTCTATGTAAATCGAGGTGATATCTGA
- the icmH gene encoding type IVB secretion system protein IcmH/DotU: MSTTTAPSLMGGAAPAAAHAAPQTLLDLMYDGFYALFMLKNGNGPADDGEFARKMTQFLDDFGRAAKKQDIAADDIDAAKYAFCAAVDEIILRSSFAVRDAWERRPLQLVLFGDQLAGENFFNRLENLRARGSAHVQALEVFHMCLLLGFQGRYILEGSEKLNYLTSRLGDEIAHMKGKRGGFAPHAERPDQVRHKLRSDLPVWVMCSVFALISVLGYLGLRTTLSHNTENRMNAYSDVVKMAPRAANLTITLP, translated from the coding sequence ATGAGTACCACCACAGCACCTTCCCTGATGGGGGGCGCCGCCCCAGCCGCGGCGCACGCCGCGCCGCAAACCCTGCTCGACCTGATGTATGACGGCTTCTATGCGCTGTTCATGCTCAAGAACGGCAACGGCCCCGCCGACGACGGTGAGTTCGCCCGCAAGATGACGCAGTTCCTGGACGACTTCGGCCGCGCCGCAAAAAAACAGGACATCGCCGCCGACGATATCGACGCCGCAAAGTATGCGTTCTGCGCCGCCGTGGACGAGATCATCCTGCGCTCCTCGTTTGCCGTGCGCGATGCGTGGGAACGCCGCCCGCTGCAACTGGTGCTGTTCGGCGACCAGCTGGCCGGCGAGAACTTCTTCAACCGCCTGGAAAACCTGCGCGCCCGCGGCAGTGCGCACGTACAGGCGCTGGAAGTGTTCCATATGTGCCTGCTGCTGGGCTTCCAGGGCCGCTACATCCTGGAAGGCTCGGAAAAGCTGAACTACCTGACCTCGCGCCTCGGCGACGAGATCGCGCACATGAAGGGCAAGCGTGGCGGCTTCGCGCCGCACGCGGAGCGGCCGGACCAGGTCAGGCACAAGCTGCGCAGCGACCTGCCGGTCTGGGTCATGTGCTCGGTCTTCGCGTTGATCTCGGTGCTGGGCTACCTGGGTCTGCGCACGACGCTGTCGCACAACACTGAAAACCGCATGAACGCTTATAGCGACGTCGTGAAAATGGCGCCGCGCGCCGCCAACCTGACCATTACGCTGCCCTGA